Proteins found in one Cricetulus griseus strain 17A/GY chromosome X, alternate assembly CriGri-PICRH-1.0, whole genome shotgun sequence genomic segment:
- the Fancb gene encoding Fanconi anemia group B protein: protein MDGNQATPFNEQAKCLCYNGEILVFYLSKGDFEMPTDTSVLYVKRMAYDRETGTFVLISKGFLIIKEKASDLKILCCKCVSDFRTRINLPCILIQYKKYNSGAFKYYILFLHNSNKFEKYLSFKLNHALDESLKIFDGPIVLWQYLNKFFYISSQIGKVTNISVNLSSIEWVGEVENFGLIFLGLPEPPEAKCTHKLSESDYEFSNSTLCAYALTTQEILSNSYLIPLAYSNVITHVHVCAAEMVDDKLRMSLIALTRKNQLVLFQDGIPVRVCQLPFLDPCSVQILDSGKENRYFIVSFNSKACAVSEKKFKVVAKWKQVSIILTNDFLGVGTDQVLVIFEDVLNTDQLTSFAITDLIRITYSTEPLNCSQEPYPEDEHENYYLVLPALEAQLKASIVFLNKLQKHISFKDEFIVNSWKDFLNSIYGKVHSMSSNEEDCVVPFCDEDENSIHTPEENLSENFQEPKHIVEQTWCRVLDDDLVVGVKVTSLKISPNEMTLSLIMNQGNRSSFQLTKCQSQVTRLSMNSFPEAYLMPVETGPDIKRIKLTSSSKEEENSFCGQSPKAESTHVITAVTSLSPHLVFNKLCCTLLLNISDRDNGENSVHDCMVCDNLEFNLQDLFSMNHLLAFPEKESIEHMEDLLSLLAVLHKYCFHVTSPTGALNLMKVCLLKHMKCEIINGFREIYLYKKHQNYGTLFSWEPRTTFEGILTVYCRNQGVLFQCLDHIIKFLPEICFFKYLKLGNEDFIINNLSSTLEKELVTFCSLSTSAFEYVRDGFMHQCQTSKTNSCATTASEGMDKICLHKQEVQREKVIQDLNLKVNGCSYVEMTLALAETQLKSDLNVVKLTNL from the exons ATGGATGGCAACCAAGCAACTCCATTTAATGAGCAAGCAAAATGCTTGTGTTATAATGGAGAAatccttgttttttatttgtccaAAGGAGATTTTGAAATGCCTACAGATACCTCTGTATTATATGTCAAAAGGATGGCATATGACAGAGAAACAGGAACATTTGTTTTGATATCCAAGGGTTTTTTAATCATTAAGGAGAAAGCTTCTGATTTAAAAATTCTGTGTTGTAAATGTGTGTCAGATTTCAGAACTAGAATTAACCTCCCTTGCATTTTGatacaatataaaaaatataatagtGGAGCTTTCAAGTATTATATACTCTTTCTTCACAATTCGAACAAATTTGAAAAGTATTTGAGTTTTAAACTCAACCATGCATTGGATGAGAGCTTAAAGATCTTTGATGGCCCTATAGTTCTTTGGCAATATCTCAACAAATTCTTCTATATCTCTTCCCAAATTGGGAAAGTTACTAATATATCAGTTAATCTTTCCTCTATTGAGTGGGTAGGTGAGGTAGAAAATTTTGGTTTAATATTTTTGGGGCTACCAGAACCCCCTGAGGCTAAATGTACCCACAAGCTTTCAGAATCAGATTATGAATTTTCCAATTCCACCCTTTGTGCATATGCTCTTACAACTCAAGAAATATTAAGCAATAGTTATCTTATTCCTCTTGCTTACAGTAACGTAATAAcgcatgtgcatgtttgtgcagcTGAGATGGTCGACGACAAGTTAAGAATGTCTCTGATTGCCCTTACACGAAAGAATCAGCTCGTTTTGTTCCAAGATGGCATTCCTGTAAGAGTATGCCAGCTTCCATTTCTAGATCCTTGCTCAGTTCAAATTCTAGATTCAGGTAAAGAAAACCGATATTTCATCGTGTCTTTCAACTCCAAGGCTTGTGCTGTTTCGGAGAAGAAATTTAAG GTTGTTGCTAAGTGGAAACAAGTTAGCATAATCCTGACAAATGACTTTCTTGGAGTTGGAACTGACCAAGTACTGGTCATTTTTGAGGACGTTCTGAACACAGATCAGCTGACTTCATTTGCAATAACAGATTTGATCAGAATAACCTATTCA ACGGAACCACTGAATTGCAGTCAAGAACCTTACCCTGAAGATGAACATGAAAATTACTATTTGGTGCTTCCAGCACTGGAAGCACAATTAAAA gcttcaattgtttttcttaacaaATTACAGAAGCATATCTCATTTAAGGATGAATTTATTGTAAACTCTTGGAAGGATTTTTTAAACTCAATTTATGGGAAAGTTCATAGTATGTCAAGTAATGAGGAG GACTGTGTGGTTCCATTCTGTGATGAAGATGAAAACAGTATCCATACCCCTGAGGAAAATTTATCAGAGAATTTTCAAGAGCCAAAACATATTGTCGAGCAGACATGGTGTCGTGTACTAGATGATGACTTAGTTGTTGGAGTGAAAGtcacatctttaaaaat ATCTCCTAATGAAATGACTTTATCACTGATAATGAATCAAGGCAACAGGTCCAGCTTTCAGCTTACGAAGTGTCAAAGTCAGGTGACTAGGTTGAGTATGAATTCTTTTCCAGAAGCATATTTGATGCCAGTGGAAACGGGACCAGACATAAAAAGAATCAAGTTGACCTCTAGTAGCAAGGAAGAGGAAAACTCTTTTTGTGGACAATCACCTAAGGCAGAATCTACACACGTAATTACTGCAGTCACATCTCTTTCACCACATTTAGtattcaacaaattgtgttgCACTTTGCTGTTAAACATTAGTGACAGAGATAATGGTGAAAATTCTGTGCATGATTGCATGGTATGTGACAACCTTGAGTTTAATCTACAAGATCTTTTCAGTATGAACCACCTACTGGCATTCCCGGAGAAGGAATCAATAG AACATATGGAAGATCTTTTATCACTTCTTGCAGTATTGCacaaatattgttttcatgtCACATCACCTACTGGTGCCCTGAATCTAATGAAGGTATGCCTCTTGAAACACATGAAATGTGAAATAATCAACGGATTTAGAGAAATATACCTTTATAAAAAGcaccaaaattatgggacactcttCTCTTGGGAGCCAAGAACAACATTTGAAGGAATTTTAACAGTATATTGCAG gAATCAAGGAGTTTTGTTCCAGTGCCTTGATCACATCATAAAATTTCTCCCTGAAATATGTTTCTTCAAATATCTGAAATTAGGAAATGaggattttataattaataatttgtCATCCACTTTGGAGAAGGAACTAGTTaccttttgttctctttctacTTCTGCTTTTGAATATGTTAGAGATGGATTTATGCATCAGTGTCAGACAAGTAAAACAAATAGTTGTGCCACAACTGCTTCAGAGGGAATGGACAAAATCTGTCTACACAAGCAAGAAGTACAGAGGGAAAAGGTGATACAGGACTTGAATCTGAAAGTGAATGGCTGCAGTTATGTGGAGATGACTTTGGCATTAGCTGAGACTCAGTTGAAATCAGACCTTAATGTAGTTAAACTGACCAATTTGTAA